In Actinomycetota bacterium, the sequence AACTACTGCGACAACAGTAAAGCCGATGAAAAGCGCCATTATACCGGCTAGCGGTTTCTTACGGTCTGTTTCCGTCATGTCCTAACCGATCTTTTTTCGTCTCAAGATATTAGCGGCGGCATAGGCCAACCCGGTCAGCGGCGAGTCGTAAACTAATTTAGACAACCAATAGCGTCGAAATACCAGGTACGAGAACTGGTTCAGCCAGGTCCTGGTATCTTTAAAACTCCAGGCTGCAAAGTCTTTAATGTCCGCATTCAATTCCACATCTTCGATTCCGGCTACCAGACCTTCCTCTCGCGCGAACTTCAAGTGCGGCACTTGATCCATATCAATTCCCATTAAGGCGCAAGCGACCGGCTCAGAGGCTCTGATGCCGTTAGTCACGATGAGCGTGTCCATCAACACGGGCTGGCCGAAGAACGGGCCGTTTCCGTCTTGAGCATAGGTCGCGTCGACGACGACTAACCGAGGGTTCAAGTGCCTATTAGCAACTGCAAGAACCTCGTTGATCATATGGTGATATAAAGGCAGAACAGCATGTTGGACACAGCCATATTGGTTCTTCATCCCCGCGGAAATGCCGGTCAGAGAGTGCGTCTTAAGAACGGGCATCGATATGAATATGACATCATCCCCGAGCAGCGGTTCGGGTAGCGGAATCTTGATTTCCTTCCCTCGCACCGTATCCGTTACTTCCCTTACCGGCATTTCAGAAAGATTAACGAAGGACACGCCATGACGCTGCAGAATCTCGTCAAGACCGTTCCCGCGAAGCGATTCAATACATGATTGGTTGAGATAGCCTTTGTCGGATTCACAAAGGTAAATGGCGTCGGTGCGGCGTTTGAGGACAGATAGGAAAGCGTCTATCACAAGCGGTGACGTGGTCACGCCGGGTTTATAGGAAGGCCAGGTTAGATTGGTTTTTATAAAGACTTTGGAGTTTTGCGGAATAATTGAATGCCAATCAATCCCGTCCAACGCGGTCTGAATGGTTTCGATCAGATCGACATCCGACCTTGCTAAGTAAGCCCTGTCATTGGTCATCGTTTAGAATCGGATTGAAGAAATCAAACGCGTTCTCTCCAGAAATCAAGCAGATCCGTCAGCGTGGCGGCGAACTCGATCTCCGGTTTCCAGCCGGTCGCCTGCCTGAACTTGCTGGAATCTCCAATAAGCACCTCGACGTCGGATGGCCGCATCCGAGCGGGATCCTGCCTCGTCTCGATCTTGGCCGTCGACATTGTCAGCAGAGTATTCAGCATGTCCCCGATCCTGACCCCGGTGTCGGAGCAGATATTGTAAACCTCGCCTGGCTGACATTTCTCCAGTGACAACCAGTAGGCGTATACCATATCCCTAACATCAGTAAAATCACGAATAGCCTCCAGGTTGCCGACGTGGAGAACAGGTTCCGTTTTGCCCTTTTCAATCTCGGCGATCTGCTTGGCGAAGTTGGAGGTGACAAAGACGTCGCCGCGCCGCGGACCGGTGTGATTGAAAGCGCGGGTCCGGACGGCCAGGATGCCGTAGCTGGCATGATATTGGTAACCCAGCAGGTCCTGCGTCACCTTGCTCACCCCGTAGGGGCTCAAGGGCCGAAGCTGATTGGTCTCCTTGATCGGCGTTTCGTTCTCGTACACCATCCCGTATTCTTCACTGCTGCAGGCGAGTTGGATGCGCGGGTTGATTCCCAGTTCGCGGCAGGCCTCGAAGATATTGACCTCGCCTACGATGTTGGTTGTCAGCGTCTCGGCCGGGGCGCGCCACGACGTCGGCACGAAACTCTGCGCGGCCAGATGGAAGATATAGTCCGGCCGCGTCTTTTCTATGACGTCCCGGACGGAGGCCGCGTCCCTGATGTCGCAGTCAAGCAGCTTGACTTGCCCGACCAGATGCGTGATGTTGTCCATCCGGCTGC encodes:
- a CDS encoding GDP-mannose 4,6-dehydratase, translated to MKALITGITGFAGSHLAEFCLKRGDVEVFGTVRPRSRMDNITHLVGQVKLLDCDIRDAASVRDVIEKTRPDYIFHLAAQSFVPTSWRAPAETLTTNIVGEVNIFEACRELGINPRIQLACSSEEYGMVYENETPIKETNQLRPLSPYGVSKVTQDLLGYQYHASYGILAVRTRAFNHTGPRRGDVFVTSNFAKQIAEIEKGKTEPVLHVGNLEAIRDFTDVRDMVYAYWLSLEKCQPGEVYNICSDTGVRIGDMLNTLLTMSTAKIETRQDPARMRPSDVEVLIGDSSKFRQATGWKPEIEFAATLTDLLDFWRERV
- a CDS encoding DUF362 domain-containing protein: MTNDRAYLARSDVDLIETIQTALDGIDWHSIIPQNSKVFIKTNLTWPSYKPGVTTSPLVIDAFLSVLKRRTDAIYLCESDKGYLNQSCIESLRGNGLDEILQRHGVSFVNLSEMPVREVTDTVRGKEIKIPLPEPLLGDDVIFISMPVLKTHSLTGISAGMKNQYGCVQHAVLPLYHHMINEVLAVANRHLNPRLVVVDATYAQDGNGPFFGQPVLMDTLIVTNGIRASEPVACALMGIDMDQVPHLKFAREEGLVAGIEDVELNADIKDFAAWSFKDTRTWLNQFSYLVFRRYWLSKLVYDSPLTGLAYAAANILRRKKIG